One region of Bactrocera neohumeralis isolate Rockhampton chromosome 5, APGP_CSIRO_Bneo_wtdbg2-racon-allhic-juicebox.fasta_v2, whole genome shotgun sequence genomic DNA includes:
- the LOC126758183 gene encoding hsc70-interacting protein 1-like: protein MGDTNKTPTEEEIDQASDLRSQAAAAYSEQKFDEAIDLYTKAIELNPGNALFHAKRGQAFLKLKKPNACIRDCDKALELNCDSAAAYKFRGRAHRLLGNWEKSANDLRQACKLDFDEEADEWLREVTPNAKKLEQHRIKQERKRAERESKKAQHKARAHAKERKQQQQQQPQEQKPANDIRFDPEFLTALQDKEFQQMLMDIAKSPENIEKYKSNPKFAKIAEFGNKIGLENVAKMFEGLNRTQAPPPKPEPKAEPKPQDFDDNLD from the coding sequence AAGCGATTTGCGTTCACAAGCGGCCGCTGCTTATTCCGAACAGAAATTTGATGAAGCCATCGATCTATATACCAAAGCTATCGAGCTGAATCCCGGCAATGCCTTGTTCCATGCCAAGCGCGGTCAGGCATTTCTCAAACTAAAGAAGCCCAATGCTTGTATTCGTGACTGTGACAAAGCGTTGGAGTTGAATTGTGATTCAGCGGCGGCCTACAAGTTCCGCGGCCGTGCTCACCGTTTGTTGGGTAATTGGGAGAAATCTGCCAACGATTTGCGGCAAGCTTGCAAGTTAGATTTCGATGAGGAGGCAGACGAATGGTTGCGTGAAGTAACACCCAACGCCAAGAAACTCGAACAGCACCGTATTAAGCAGGAACGGAAGCGTGCCGAGCGCGAAAGCAAGAAGGCACAGCACAAGGCTCGTGCCCACGCTAAAGAACgtaagcaacagcaacaacagcagccacaAGAGCAAAAACCAGCAAATGATATACGCTTCGATCCAGAGTTTTTGACCGCCCTTCAGGATAAAGAGTTTCAGCAGATGCTGATGGACATTGCAAAGAGTCCAGAGAATATTGAGAAGTACAAGAGCAATCCGAAATTCGCTAAAATCGCCGAGTTCGGCAACAAAATTGGTTTAGAAAATGTTGCCAAGATGTTCGAGGGCTTGAACAGAACACAAGCGCCACCTCCTAAACCAGAACCCAAAGCCGAGCCGAAACCACAAGATTTCGATGATAATTTAGATTAG